The Klebsiella quasivariicola region ACCGGATCCGCGGCAGCATCGGACTGTGTCTCGGCATCGCCGCAGGCAATGCGCTGTACATTGTGCTCGCCATCGTCGGCTGGGGGCTTTTGCGGCAGGCACCGCTGCTGTTTTTACTCATCGAACTGTTGGGGGCGGGCTATCTATTGTGGATTGGCAGCCTGCTGATACGCAGCCGCCCCGCGGCGCTGGCGGTGGAAAGCGTGCGCGCATCGCGACCAGGGATCGGCAAGCAACTGCTGCTTGGACTGGGGTCATCGCTGCTCAACCCGAAGAACGCGCTGTTTTATCTGGCGCTGATGACCTCCCTGCTCGGGCCGGCGGTCACGCTGCTTCAGCAAACGGTGAGCGGGCTGTGGATGGTCAGCGTGGTATTCCTCTGGGATTTCCTGCTGGTCAGCGCAATTGCGCTGCCGCAGGTACAGCGCCGCCTGAGCGCCATCGTCTGGCGGGTCGAGCGGGCGGCAGGGGCGATCCTGATGCTCTTCGGTCTGTGGATTATCTGGCGATTTTTGCACGACCTCGCCGTCAGGCTATATGCTTAAGCTTATGGAAAAACTCGCTGAACTGAAACGCGCCAAACTGCTGGCGCTGTCGCTGCTGCTGATTGCAGCCGCCATTTTTATCACTACCCTCGTGCTACCACCGTCGCCCTGGG contains the following coding sequences:
- a CDS encoding LysE family translocator translates to MHTLSTLFPSAFPALALSHFVALLSPGPDFFLLVGYAVRYRIRGSIGLCLGIAAGNALYIVLAIVGWGLLRQAPLLFLLIELLGAGYLLWIGSLLIRSRPAALAVESVRASRPGIGKQLLLGLGSSLLNPKNALFYLALMTSLLGPAVTLLQQTVSGLWMVSVVFLWDFLLVSAIALPQVQRRLSAIVWRVERAAGAILMLFGLWIIWRFLHDLAVRLYA